Proteins from a genomic interval of Chroococcidiopsis thermalis PCC 7203:
- the ctpB gene encoding carboxyl-terminal processing protease CtpB, translated as MQYIKRLSSLQLALFGGAIATTSFLALSPWCGSVRAALMQNSPKALVDEVWQLVTREYVDGTFNKTDWQATRQDLLSREYTNREQAYAAVRVALAKLNDPYTRFLDPKQYEALTSQTSGEVTGVGIRMELNKQTKRLTVVETIQNSPAVKAGVKAGDKIVAIDGKPTQQMDVQAASSLIRGKAGTPVTLKIERQGKSAFDLKLTRAKIELPTVTHTLKREGNKRVGYISLREFSAHASEQMQKAIQDLNRQNVNAFVLDLRDNPGGLLQAGVEISRMWLNKGSIVKTVDRQGASQEIPANQTALTQRPLVVLVNGNSASASEILAGALQDHQRAVVVGSQTFGKALVQSVHSLSDGSGLAVTVAHYYTPKGTDISHKGITPDIKIDLSETQKRQLAANPSSIATRQDPQYARAISVITNNSFAQFKKPLKKPQISKRVVERNQI; from the coding sequence ATGCAATATATTAAACGCCTCTCCTCCCTACAACTTGCTCTGTTTGGTGGAGCGATCGCCACTACATCGTTTCTGGCGCTATCTCCCTGGTGTGGTTCTGTCCGTGCCGCACTGATGCAAAATAGCCCTAAAGCTTTAGTTGACGAAGTTTGGCAACTCGTTACTAGAGAATATGTGGATGGCACGTTCAACAAGACAGACTGGCAAGCAACGAGACAAGATTTATTAAGTAGAGAATATACTAACCGCGAACAAGCTTACGCCGCTGTCCGAGTCGCGCTGGCTAAGCTGAACGACCCATATACTCGCTTTCTCGACCCCAAGCAGTATGAGGCATTGACGAGCCAAACTTCAGGAGAAGTTACTGGAGTGGGGATTCGGATGGAATTAAATAAACAAACTAAGCGTTTAACTGTAGTTGAGACTATTCAAAATTCCCCTGCTGTCAAAGCGGGAGTTAAAGCCGGGGACAAAATAGTTGCAATTGATGGTAAACCAACTCAACAAATGGACGTGCAGGCTGCCTCAAGCCTAATTCGGGGCAAAGCAGGTACGCCTGTCACATTGAAAATCGAGCGGCAAGGCAAAAGTGCCTTCGACCTCAAGCTAACGCGGGCGAAAATTGAGCTGCCTACAGTTACACACACCCTCAAGCGGGAGGGCAATAAGCGGGTTGGTTATATTAGCTTGCGGGAATTTAGCGCTCATGCTTCAGAGCAGATGCAAAAAGCAATTCAAGACCTGAATCGCCAGAATGTGAATGCCTTCGTTCTGGATTTACGTGATAATCCAGGTGGCTTGCTGCAAGCAGGGGTAGAAATCTCACGGATGTGGCTGAATAAAGGCTCTATCGTCAAAACAGTAGACCGACAGGGAGCTAGTCAAGAAATACCAGCCAATCAAACCGCACTGACTCAGCGCCCTCTAGTTGTTTTGGTCAATGGTAATTCTGCCAGTGCCAGTGAAATTTTAGCGGGAGCATTGCAAGATCATCAACGCGCTGTCGTAGTTGGTAGCCAAACCTTTGGTAAGGCTTTAGTCCAATCAGTCCATTCTCTGTCCGATGGTTCGGGACTAGCAGTAACAGTTGCCCATTACTACACGCCTAAAGGTACGGATATTAGTCATAAAGGCATTACACCAGATATTAAAATCGACTTGAGCGAGACTCAAAAACGCCAGCTAGCTGCCAATCCTTCTTCAATTGCAACGCGGCAAGACCCGCAGTATGCACGGGCAATTTCTGTAATTACTAATAACAGTTTTGCCCAATTTAAAAAACCGCTGAAAAAACCGCAAATCTCCAAACGAGTCGTAGAGCGGAACCAGATATAA
- a CDS encoding VOC family protein: MVLNCTNSLVTLATQDFELLVNFYQQLLEQTPLDRIPNIYAEFQVTGLRLGIFKPKASNQAEFMNSTQSSMSLCLEVKDLEAAIAHLTKIGCPPPGQIVTASHGREIYAYDPDGNRIILHSSSK, encoded by the coding sequence ATGGTATTAAATTGCACGAATTCATTAGTCACGTTAGCAACTCAAGATTTTGAATTGCTAGTCAATTTTTATCAGCAACTTCTAGAGCAAACTCCGCTCGATCGAATTCCTAATATTTATGCAGAATTTCAGGTGACTGGTTTGCGTTTGGGCATATTTAAACCTAAAGCATCAAACCAAGCAGAATTTATGAACTCAACTCAAAGCAGCATGAGTTTGTGTTTAGAAGTAAAAGATCTAGAAGCAGCGATCGCCCATCTCACTAAAATCGGCTGTCCACCACCAGGGCAAATTGTTACAGCCTCCCACGGCAGAGAAATTTACGCATACGATCCTGATGGTAATCGGATTATATTACATAGCAGTTCTAAATGA
- a CDS encoding single-stranded-DNA-specific exonuclease RecJ, translated as MNVSQPQWIVPTEQPPEWFVQAVREYAPSAGFAAQLLWQRGVQAREELPGYLNPRCYQPASPFEFGQEMHLAVERLQIARDRQEKVAIWGDFDADGITSTAVLWDGLGQFFCQHTQLSYYIPNRLTESHGLNCPGIDLLARDNCKLIVTCDTGSTNVAEILYAKSLGVDAIVTDHHTLPAERPPVTAIINPRYFPSEHQLFHLSGVAVAYKLVEALYQFLPNVPRQPLEDLLDLVAIGLISDLVQLSGDCRYLAQLGIERMQQDYKQPVQQRRRPGVGRLLEMCQKSGDRPTDISFGLGPRINAVSRIQGDASFCVQLLTSDDLNLVERLAQETELANTRRKSLQKEVSQQVAQKLKSEIDLSTTSVIVLVDSQWSPGVLGLVAGQIAQETGRPTILLSTEGEQRDKEDKVDKGDKGDKRAEEAEGAILATSHQPLATLPTPALARGSARSVGNIDLYQLVKDQAHLLHRFGGHPFAAGLSIPVENIPLFTAAINQKLRQQGSAIAVPSVQADLVVTVADLGRDLFLELKLLEPCGMGNPVPKLLIQNCWFENTWHRNQQDWRGNKVQYIKTDFNLRDDSTKTSFPGVWWGHYKDEIPTGRCDCIVELDYNSFKNKQRYEVRLIAVRTSDSLSLTPHSGLRPASLTPLAPQILDCRGMAIAPVDDTFTGDPSSLVVRTCPTCWDELRVWMRRSQFENKSLVLAWTTPEPVSPPQVWQQLVGIAKYLCRTGQTVTRVQLSQKLGISDRLLGLGFTALSYLGFYVSFQDRYFHISQEVPWHVAASTNLYATDAAYMQAIDKFAQAVREEQFQRQYFSTVPLSTIQAHAAQLGVRSEE; from the coding sequence ATGAACGTCTCCCAGCCACAATGGATCGTCCCAACAGAACAGCCCCCAGAGTGGTTCGTGCAAGCAGTTAGGGAATATGCCCCTAGCGCAGGATTTGCGGCACAACTGTTATGGCAAAGGGGAGTTCAAGCGCGAGAGGAGTTACCTGGATATCTCAATCCTCGCTGCTATCAACCTGCTAGCCCATTTGAATTTGGGCAAGAAATGCACTTAGCAGTAGAAAGATTGCAAATTGCTCGCGATCGCCAAGAAAAAGTGGCAATTTGGGGTGATTTTGATGCTGATGGTATCACTTCTACAGCGGTTTTATGGGATGGATTGGGACAATTTTTCTGTCAACATACCCAACTTTCCTATTACATCCCCAACCGCCTTACCGAGTCGCACGGGTTGAACTGCCCTGGAATCGATCTGCTTGCCCGCGATAACTGTAAGTTAATCGTGACTTGCGACACTGGTAGCACGAATGTTGCAGAAATTCTCTATGCGAAATCTTTGGGCGTTGATGCGATTGTCACCGATCACCACACTTTACCCGCAGAACGTCCACCTGTGACTGCAATAATTAATCCGCGTTACTTTCCTTCAGAGCATCAATTATTTCATCTATCTGGGGTTGCAGTTGCCTACAAACTTGTCGAAGCCTTATATCAATTTTTACCAAATGTACCGCGACAACCATTAGAGGATTTACTCGATCTCGTCGCTATTGGGTTAATTTCCGATTTAGTACAACTGAGTGGAGATTGCCGTTATTTAGCTCAATTGGGTATTGAACGGATGCAACAGGATTATAAACAACCAGTTCAACAGCGACGGCGACCAGGAGTAGGGCGATTATTAGAAATGTGTCAGAAAAGTGGCGATCGCCCCACAGATATTTCTTTCGGCTTGGGTCCCCGCATCAACGCTGTGAGCCGAATTCAAGGTGACGCAAGCTTTTGCGTTCAATTACTGACCAGCGACGATCTCAACTTAGTCGAGCGCCTTGCCCAAGAAACCGAATTGGCAAACACTCGTCGCAAGTCTTTACAAAAAGAAGTTTCCCAGCAAGTTGCCCAAAAACTCAAGTCAGAAATCGATCTCTCCACCACTAGCGTTATCGTTCTCGTAGATTCCCAATGGTCGCCTGGAGTCTTAGGACTCGTCGCCGGACAAATTGCTCAAGAAACGGGTCGTCCTACGATTTTGTTGAGTACGGAAGGGGAACAAAGGGACAAGGAGGACAAGGTAGACAAGGGAGACAAGGGGGATAAGAGAGCTGAGGAAGCTGAGGGAGCAATTCTAGCCACTAGTCACCAGCCACTAGCCACTCTCCCAACTCCCGCACTTGCTCGCGGTTCAGCTCGGTCTGTCGGTAATATCGATTTGTACCAGTTAGTGAAAGATCAAGCGCATTTACTGCATAGGTTTGGCGGACATCCTTTTGCGGCTGGATTAAGCATACCCGTTGAGAATATACCGCTATTTACCGCAGCGATTAACCAAAAACTCCGACAGCAGGGAAGCGCGATCGCTGTACCGTCCGTACAAGCAGATCTGGTGGTGACAGTAGCCGATTTAGGGAGAGATTTGTTTTTAGAACTGAAACTACTCGAACCCTGTGGTATGGGTAATCCCGTGCCAAAACTGCTGATTCAAAATTGCTGGTTTGAAAACACTTGGCATCGCAACCAACAAGATTGGCGGGGAAACAAAGTGCAATATATCAAAACAGATTTTAATTTGCGGGATGACTCGACTAAAACTAGTTTTCCTGGTGTGTGGTGGGGACATTATAAAGACGAGATCCCGACTGGACGCTGTGACTGTATTGTAGAACTCGACTACAACTCGTTCAAAAATAAACAACGTTACGAAGTCCGCCTCATTGCCGTCCGTACTTCCGACTCTTTATCTCTCACTCCTCACTCCGGACTTCGTCCCGCTTCGCTAACGCCCCTCGCTCCTCAAATTCTCGACTGCCGTGGTATGGCGATCGCCCCAGTTGACGATACATTCACAGGCGATCCATCCTCGCTTGTCGTGCGTACCTGTCCCACTTGTTGGGACGAGTTACGTGTCTGGATGCGGCGATCGCAGTTTGAAAATAAGTCTTTAGTTTTGGCATGGACTACACCCGAACCAGTCTCACCACCACAAGTCTGGCAACAGTTAGTCGGAATTGCTAAATACCTTTGCCGTACCGGACAAACGGTGACTCGCGTGCAACTCAGTCAAAAGCTTGGAATTAGCGATCGCCTTTTAGGATTAGGATTTACTGCTCTTTCCTACTTGGGCTTTTATGTTAGCTTTCAAGACCGCTATTTTCATATTTCTCAAGAAGTACCGTGGCACGTTGCCGCATCTACAAATCTCTATGCTACCGATGCCGCTTACATGCAAGCAATAGACAAATTTGCCCAAGCTGTCCGAGAAGAACAATTCCAACGCCAGTATTTTTCTACGGTTCCTCTCTCTACCATTCAAGCCCATGCCGCTCAATTAGGAGTGAGGAGTGAGGAGTGA
- a CDS encoding response regulator, translated as MTTKRVLVIDDEDGVREIIQFSLEAVAGWEVLPAASGSEGIDIAQAQQPDAILLDVMMPDLDGPATFQQLQANTTTCHIPTIFLTAKVRTSEQQQLLDLGVAGTIAKPFKAQELVAQICDILQWSE; from the coding sequence ATGACTACTAAGCGCGTACTCGTTATTGATGATGAAGATGGTGTCAGAGAAATTATCCAATTCAGTCTCGAAGCAGTAGCAGGGTGGGAGGTTTTGCCAGCAGCTTCTGGTAGTGAAGGCATAGACATAGCTCAAGCTCAACAACCTGATGCGATTCTACTAGATGTGATGATGCCAGACTTAGATGGACCCGCAACATTTCAGCAACTACAGGCAAATACTACTACTTGTCATATTCCCACAATCTTTCTCACTGCCAAAGTCAGAACCAGCGAACAACAGCAATTACTTGATTTAGGCGTAGCGGGTACGATCGCCAAACCTTTCAAAGCCCAGGAATTGGTAGCACAAATCTGCGATATCCTGCAATGGAGTGAATAA
- a CDS encoding substrate-binding domain-containing protein, whose translation MKQSKARKSITLLDVARAAGVSRTTVSNAFNRPDQLSPEVQQKVLAVAKEMGYAGPNPMARMLRTGQTGAIGLIFSEALPYAFNDPVSIAFLQGVSKVCEQAKASLLIVPALDSDVAQQTIQQAAVDGFILYCIPDESEAIVRVLERQMPVVAVDQPVLKGIPFIGIDDRQAARTAALHLLSLNRRDLGIIAMDLHNDSYAGPVDAQRLKSAIFRNALHRWRGYADAIQAAGIDPTLVPIEETPNSHGVEGAFAAAIALLQRHPRPTGILAMSDMLALGALRAAENLGLKVPEDVAIVGFDGIPLAAQVRPSLTTIQQPLVEKGAIAAEILLGIPNKKTTLILETKLIVRQSSVKGSGE comes from the coding sequence ATGAAGCAGAGTAAAGCTAGAAAATCCATCACGCTACTGGATGTTGCTAGAGCAGCAGGGGTATCTCGTACAACGGTATCAAATGCGTTTAATCGACCCGATCAACTTTCTCCAGAAGTTCAACAGAAGGTGTTGGCGGTGGCGAAGGAGATGGGTTATGCGGGTCCAAACCCAATGGCAAGAATGCTGCGGACAGGACAAACAGGTGCAATCGGCTTGATATTTTCGGAAGCACTACCCTATGCTTTTAACGATCCGGTATCGATCGCCTTTTTACAGGGAGTATCGAAAGTATGCGAGCAGGCAAAGGCTAGTTTATTGATCGTTCCAGCTTTAGACTCCGACGTTGCTCAGCAGACGATTCAACAAGCAGCAGTAGACGGCTTCATCCTTTACTGTATTCCCGATGAGAGTGAGGCAATCGTGCGTGTTTTGGAACGACAGATGCCAGTAGTAGCAGTCGATCAACCCGTACTAAAAGGTATACCATTCATTGGCATTGACGATCGCCAAGCTGCTCGTACCGCAGCATTACATTTACTCAGTCTCAATCGCAGGGACTTAGGCATCATTGCGATGGATTTACACAACGACTCCTATGCAGGACCAGTTGATGCCCAACGACTCAAAAGCGCCATTTTTCGCAATGCATTGCACCGTTGGCGCGGTTATGCTGATGCCATCCAAGCGGCAGGTATCGATCCTACTCTAGTGCCAATCGAAGAGACTCCCAACAGCCACGGTGTAGAGGGGGCTTTTGCTGCGGCGATCGCTTTATTGCAGCGTCATCCCAGACCGACAGGAATTCTTGCTATGAGCGACATGTTAGCACTGGGGGCATTACGGGCAGCAGAAAATCTAGGGTTAAAAGTTCCCGAAGATGTGGCAATCGTTGGCTTTGATGGTATTCCCCTTGCCGCTCAAGTGCGACCCTCGTTGACAACTATACAACAACCTTTAGTCGAAAAAGGCGCGATCGCGGCGGAAATTCTCTTAGGTATTCCCAATAAAAAAACAACTCTTATCTTAGAGACAAAACTCATCGTCAGGCAATCTTCTGTAAAAGGGAGCGGGGAGTAG
- a CDS encoding PPC domain-containing DNA-binding protein: MKILPLRLKPSQDLRQSLKDFVQTQNIEAGFILTAIGSLKQAAIRFADREEITILHDKFEILSLNGTVANTGVHLHIAISDRNGKTIGGHLVDGCIIYTTAEIVIGVSEEFRFLRTTDPETGYLELEIDFNK, encoded by the coding sequence ATGAAGATTCTTCCTCTCAGACTCAAGCCCAGCCAAGATTTAAGACAAAGTTTAAAAGACTTCGTTCAGACACAGAATATCGAAGCAGGGTTTATTTTAACTGCAATTGGGAGTTTGAAGCAAGCAGCGATTCGCTTTGCCGATCGCGAGGAAATTACAATATTGCACGATAAATTTGAAATTCTTTCTCTGAATGGCACGGTTGCTAATACAGGCGTTCATTTACATATTGCCATTAGCGATCGCAATGGCAAAACAATTGGTGGACATTTAGTTGATGGTTGCATCATCTACACCACTGCTGAAATAGTTATTGGTGTGAGTGAAGAATTTCGTTTTCTTAGAACCACAGATCCAGAAACGGGTTATCTAGAATTAGAAATTGATTTTAATAAATAG
- a CDS encoding VOC family protein has protein sequence MIDFQLQGINHIALVCKDMARTVDFYTNTLGLKLVKTIALPDGGQHFFFDVGNGDAIAFFWFPQAPAAAPGIASVNPEGLQNGNFTTAHASMNHLAFNVPLEKLEEYREKLAAKGVTATPVLHHADVPSGFVNELDENTFISSFYFFDPDGILLEFAANVRTLGDPARDVSHIPATVNSN, from the coding sequence ATGATAGATTTTCAATTGCAGGGTATCAATCATATTGCCTTGGTCTGCAAAGATATGGCGCGTACAGTAGATTTTTATACTAATACTTTAGGGCTAAAACTGGTTAAAACAATTGCCCTCCCTGATGGTGGGCAGCATTTCTTCTTTGATGTTGGTAACGGCGACGCGATCGCATTTTTTTGGTTTCCTCAAGCACCAGCTGCTGCGCCTGGAATTGCATCAGTTAATCCTGAAGGATTGCAAAATGGTAATTTCACAACCGCCCATGCTTCGATGAATCATCTTGCTTTTAACGTACCTCTAGAAAAACTAGAAGAGTACAGAGAAAAGTTAGCTGCTAAAGGTGTAACAGCTACACCTGTATTACATCATGCAGATGTTCCATCTGGTTTTGTTAACGAACTCGATGAAAATACATTTATTTCATCCTTTTATTTCTTCGATCCCGATGGAATTTTGCTTGAATTTGCTGCTAATGTTCGCACTTTAGGCGATCCTGCAAGAGATGTTTCACATATACCTGCAACAGTAAATAGTAATTAA
- a CDS encoding 4a-hydroxytetrahydrobiopterin dehydratase, protein MSFKKSLFRWLPQHSSHFAIALFFVGLLLTAIALFSQPSFSSSISAMQPAIQEYAMSNSQLSEAELKKALGELSGWSIEAGKLHRQYQFKSFVEAFGFMSSLALVAESMGHHPEWFNVYNRVTIDLTTHDAGGITAKDVELARKANQLAPSK, encoded by the coding sequence ATGAGTTTCAAAAAATCTCTGTTTAGATGGTTGCCGCAGCATTCGTCACACTTCGCGATCGCGCTCTTTTTTGTAGGCTTGTTGTTGACAGCGATCGCTCTATTCAGTCAACCTAGCTTTAGTAGTTCAATTTCTGCCATGCAGCCAGCGATTCAGGAGTATGCTATGAGTAACTCTCAACTATCTGAAGCAGAATTAAAAAAAGCTTTGGGAGAATTGAGCGGCTGGAGTATAGAAGCAGGAAAACTCCACCGTCAGTATCAGTTCAAGTCTTTTGTAGAAGCCTTTGGTTTTATGTCGAGTCTGGCACTAGTTGCCGAATCGATGGGTCATCATCCAGAGTGGTTTAACGTCTACAATCGCGTTACGATCGATCTAACGACTCACGATGCTGGCGGAATTACAGCCAAAGATGTAGAACTTGCCCGTAAAGCCAACCAACTCGCGCCATCTAAGTGA
- a CDS encoding Crp/Fnr family transcriptional regulator, with product MQATTEQLQQISIFSGLEPEQLADLEPHTVIKNYRRGEIILHESDRLPAKLFSVLSGTIQVKKTASTGKETILRTLSAGELFAAPSLFGNGISPATVVSDRDCQILTVDRAVLLEMIRQNPEVALRILVVMNDRLQHLHNTVHGLASERAIVRLARLIHTSVVEEGTETTTAGLCLRSRLPYYQIARSIGITYEECVRLFKQLQPIVSYHRGGQIVLRDRHKLEEIAAGD from the coding sequence ATGCAGGCAACAACCGAACAATTGCAGCAAATTTCAATTTTTTCAGGTTTGGAACCAGAACAACTGGCAGATCTAGAACCTCATACTGTAATCAAAAACTATCGGCGCGGAGAAATTATTTTACATGAGAGCGATCGCCTACCTGCGAAACTCTTTTCAGTTCTAAGTGGCACAATTCAGGTCAAGAAAACCGCTTCTACGGGGAAAGAAACCATTCTGCGAACCTTGTCAGCAGGAGAATTATTTGCCGCACCTTCCCTATTTGGTAATGGAATTTCACCTGCAACAGTGGTGAGCGATCGCGACTGCCAAATTCTCACCGTCGATCGCGCTGTACTCTTAGAAATGATTCGTCAAAATCCAGAAGTTGCCTTGCGGATTTTAGTTGTGATGAACGATCGCCTACAACATTTGCACAATACCGTTCATGGATTGGCATCAGAACGAGCGATCGTGCGGCTGGCACGGTTAATTCATACTTCTGTGGTGGAAGAAGGCACGGAGACAACGACAGCGGGTCTATGTTTGCGATCGCGTCTTCCCTATTATCAAATTGCCCGCAGCATCGGCATTACCTATGAAGAATGCGTGCGTTTGTTCAAACAGTTGCAACCAATTGTCAGCTATCATCGCGGTGGTCAAATCGTGCTGCGCGATCGCCATAAGCTAGAAGAGATTGCGGCAGGAGACTGA
- a CDS encoding helix-turn-helix domain-containing protein, whose product MTTSPLVVDTFQQGTIFPILPVAPILSSANRDWDGIHVGYYRQPAWETPEATFLQHTITIYTGQPVNVELQAEGRWQQKTYTKGVVGIYPAFAPHIVNWNDEIEFIEIDLDPQTLSRFVDNSINIDCYKIIPQSAINDPLIYSIGMALKTELESSGGGDRLYAESATTMLAAHIVRHYSTQTSTLKEVSGGLPKSKLRKVIDYIQTHLEKNLSLVELAALAQISPHHFARLFKQSTGFSPHQYLLNCRIQAAKSLLAKQDLSIADIALQVGFHDQSRFTSIFRKHTGFTPKKYRDRI is encoded by the coding sequence ATGACAACAAGCCCTTTAGTCGTTGACACGTTTCAGCAAGGGACAATTTTTCCCATACTACCAGTCGCGCCCATTCTTTCTAGCGCCAATCGAGATTGGGATGGCATTCACGTCGGGTATTATCGTCAGCCTGCTTGGGAAACGCCTGAAGCAACTTTTTTACAACATACAATTACGATTTATACAGGGCAACCTGTAAACGTAGAATTGCAAGCAGAGGGGCGCTGGCAACAAAAAACTTATACCAAAGGTGTAGTTGGAATTTACCCAGCATTTGCCCCGCATATAGTAAATTGGAATGATGAAATTGAATTTATTGAAATCGATCTCGATCCGCAAACATTAAGCCGTTTTGTAGATAATTCTATAAATATTGATTGCTATAAAATTATTCCTCAATCTGCTATTAACGATCCGCTAATTTATAGTATTGGCATGGCGCTGAAAACAGAATTAGAATCTAGTGGAGGGGGCGATCGCCTTTACGCTGAGTCAGCAACCACAATGTTAGCTGCTCATATTGTTCGTCATTATTCTACCCAAACCTCTACTCTAAAAGAAGTTTCTGGAGGTTTACCTAAATCAAAACTAAGAAAAGTCATTGATTATATTCAAACTCATTTAGAGAAAAATTTAAGTTTAGTTGAATTAGCCGCGTTAGCACAAATCAGTCCCCATCATTTTGCTAGATTATTCAAGCAATCAACTGGTTTTTCTCCACATCAGTATTTACTTAATTGTCGCATTCAAGCAGCAAAATCTTTACTAGCAAAGCAAGACTTATCTATTGCTGATATTGCTTTACAAGTTGGCTTTCACGATCAAAGTCGTTTTACGAGTATTTTTCGTAAGCATACAGGCTTTACCCCCAAAAAGTATCGCGATCGCATTTGA